A window of Bacillus toyonensis BCT-7112 genomic DNA:
ATGAAAGAAAAACACTTCTCCAATTCGAGAGAAGTGTTTTCTTTGTGTGCGGGTCATTGTAATGAAAAGAAAGTGAACGACATAACTTCTAATAAGTCAACAAATGTAGTCAAAGGAGAAGGAAGTTAAAGATTAGAAATATGTAATTAGGAATAATAACTAATGAATAAATCTAAAAGGGGGTAAGTAATGAAGGATTTTGATAAGTTGGTAGGAGAGCAATTGGAAACGATGGATGAGCTGTTAAAATTGCAATCACACTTAGAGAAGTATCAGCAAATTGAAGTGAGTGAAAAGGATACGTGCGATAAAAAAGACTTACATTTTATTCGCCAAGAAATATATAGAACAGAAATAGCATTGAAACTATTACATGAAAAATTCGAAAAGCAAACGAATAGTGTGATTAAATCTTTTGAAACTGAAAAAATGATTTCAAATTTAGGATAAGATATGTTCTTACCTTCAGATGAAAAGTCCTTCTTAACATGAAAATAAGGAAGGGCTTTTTCTGTTATTATTTCCTTATTTATAAATGAGTCAGGAAAAGCCTCAGTAGGGATATGGTATTCAACAATAAACATGCAGTGTAAAAAATAGAGTCTTGTCGCTTTAGTTTTAAAATTTCGACAAAAAAGTTATAATAGAAAAAAAGTGAATGCAGTTCAAAGGATAGTTGATTTAATTTAAGAAGGGCATTTGCAGTTGAAAGAAGGGAGCATATATGGCATTTCCCAAAGAAGGAGAAAAAGTACAAATACATAGTTATAAACATAATGGCTCCATTCATAGAATGTGGGAAGAGACAACGATTTTAAAAGGGACACAGAGTCTTGTAATTGGAGCGAATGATCGAACAATAGTTACAGAATCAGATGGCCGAACATGGGTTACTCGGGAACCTGCAATTTGTTATTTTCATGCAAACTATTGGTTTAATGTGATTGGGATGCTAAGAGAAGAGGGCGTATATTATTATTGTAATTTAAGTTCTCCTTTTGCATATGATTCAGAAGCATTAAAGTATATTGATTATGATTTAGATATTAAAGTGTATCCAGATATGACATATACACTGTTAGATGAAGATGAGTATGAAAAGCATAGTCAAATCATGCAATATCCACCTGTTATTGATACAATTTTAAAGCGAAATGTAGCACATTTAACGCAGTGGATTCATCAAAGAAAAGGTCCATTTGCACCAGATTTCGTAGATATGTGGTATGAGAGATATTTAATGTACAGAAATTAAAACAAACCTGCAGGGGATTTCCCGGCAGGTTTGTCCTATTAGAGGGGGGATTATGTGCAAGGTATAAAAAGATATTTAAAATTTGTTAAACCATATAGATGGCTTATTGCTA
This region includes:
- a CDS encoding nucleoside tri-diphosphate phosphatase is translated as MAFPKEGEKVQIHSYKHNGSIHRMWEETTILKGTQSLVIGANDRTIVTESDGRTWVTREPAICYFHANYWFNVIGMLREEGVYYYCNLSSPFAYDSEALKYIDYDLDIKVYPDMTYTLLDEDEYEKHSQIMQYPPVIDTILKRNVAHLTQWIHQRKGPFAPDFVDMWYERYLMYRN
- a CDS encoding YgaB family protein, which produces MKDFDKLVGEQLETMDELLKLQSHLEKYQQIEVSEKDTCDKKDLHFIRQEIYRTEIALKLLHEKFEKQTNSVIKSFETEKMISNLG